In one Chitinispirillales bacterium ANBcel5 genomic region, the following are encoded:
- a CDS encoding IMP dehydrogenase, giving the protein MARIIDEVSRTFSEYLLLPRLTRQNNVPQNVCLQAAISRYKKDETPSLSLNIPFVSSSMQAVSGPDMAIALARRGGIGFIFCSQSVENQAAMIRKVKSHKAGFVPSDSNLKADSTLRDALTLRQKNGHSTMPVTQDGSKNGKFLGILTDKDYWEFEDDLDAPVSEFMTNKENVVYGTLGITLHEANRLLRKHKKECLPILDKDENLHSLVFRKDYFDHMNNPDELLDHQKRLVVGAGVNTHDYKDRIPALVEAGVDVVCFDSSDGYSEFQKDAALWTRKEYGDKIVIGGGNIIDAEAFRFLAEEAQLDFVKVGIGGGSICITREQKGIGRGQASALFDVTAERDRYFKESGTYVPVCSDGGLANDTQIIIALAMGADFVMMGRYFAMTDESPTPRVSIGGRIYKPYWGEGSNRARNWQRYSESESGLKFEEGVDAYVPVVGSVKEVLGVTVSKIRSTMCNMGSLTLKEFSENSVLTRISEQSFVEGGTSNVVSLDKDIPHEV; this is encoded by the coding sequence ATGGCCAGGATTATTGATGAAGTCTCACGGACCTTTTCAGAGTATCTTCTTTTACCCCGTCTAACCCGCCAAAACAATGTGCCTCAGAATGTTTGCCTTCAGGCCGCTATTTCAAGATATAAGAAGGATGAAACACCATCACTTTCACTAAACATTCCGTTTGTGAGTTCAAGTATGCAGGCGGTTTCCGGTCCCGATATGGCAATAGCTCTTGCACGCCGAGGTGGTATAGGCTTTATATTTTGCTCACAAAGTGTAGAAAACCAGGCTGCAATGATAAGGAAGGTAAAATCCCACAAAGCAGGGTTTGTTCCTTCAGATTCAAATCTCAAAGCAGACAGTACACTAAGAGATGCGCTCACATTGCGGCAAAAAAATGGCCATTCTACCATGCCAGTCACTCAGGACGGCTCAAAGAATGGAAAGTTTCTCGGCATTCTTACGGACAAAGATTACTGGGAATTTGAAGACGATCTTGATGCACCGGTATCTGAGTTTATGACAAACAAAGAAAACGTGGTCTATGGGACACTGGGCATTACCCTCCATGAAGCCAACCGACTCTTGAGGAAACACAAAAAAGAGTGCCTTCCTATTCTTGATAAAGACGAAAACCTCCACTCATTGGTTTTCAGAAAAGATTATTTCGATCATATGAACAATCCAGACGAACTACTTGATCACCAAAAACGTTTGGTTGTAGGAGCAGGTGTAAACACCCATGATTACAAGGATCGCATTCCGGCCCTGGTGGAAGCTGGTGTAGATGTAGTATGCTTCGATTCATCCGACGGGTATAGTGAATTCCAGAAAGATGCAGCATTGTGGACCAGAAAAGAGTATGGTGATAAGATAGTAATCGGCGGTGGTAATATTATTGATGCGGAGGCTTTTAGATTTCTTGCAGAGGAAGCGCAACTGGATTTTGTAAAAGTAGGAATTGGTGGTGGTTCAATTTGCATTACCCGGGAGCAGAAAGGCATTGGTCGGGGGCAGGCATCGGCACTCTTTGATGTAACAGCGGAACGTGATCGCTATTTCAAAGAAAGCGGTACTTATGTACCCGTCTGTTCCGATGGAGGATTGGCAAATGACACTCAGATAATTATCGCCCTTGCAATGGGAGCTGATTTTGTAATGATGGGCAGGTATTTTGCTATGACAGATGAAAGCCCTACTCCACGGGTATCAATTGGTGGTAGAATTTACAAACCCTATTGGGGTGAAGGTTCAAACCGAGCCCGAAACTGGCAGCGGTACAGTGAGTCTGAAAGTGGACTGAAATTTGAAGAAGGTGTAGATGCATATGTTCCTGTGGTGGGGTCGGTAAAAGAAGTTCTTGGGGTAACGGTTTCTAAGATCAGATCAACCATGTGCAATATGGGCTCACTTACCTTAAAAGAGTTTTCAGAGAACTCAGTTCTTACAAGAATCTCTGAACAATCTTTTGTGGAAGGTGGTACTTCTAATGTTGTTTCACTGGATAAAGATATTCCTCATGAAGTGTAA
- a CDS encoding DegQ family serine endoprotease: MAKILRRPVVSVSILLSIALGAFFLHNSFLFAENNKPERGSIQFGAQKQPNIETAPAMEGFANVVADVAEEVVPTVVSVIPTKIDTVVFSNNPFYQFFGDPFSGNPFEEFFGRPRQRRSPPPVERREHRRQGLGSGVIVSDDGYILTNFHVIAGADEIEIKTSDGRSYDAQIVGSDSLTDVAVLKIEDSVEGLPVAYLGDSEQLRPGDWAIAIGNPFSLTSSVTMGIVSATGRTTPGGSGNTYQNFIQTDAAINPGNSGGALVNIRGELIGINTMIYTRSGGNMGIGFAIPINMARRVMEDLIYEGRVTRGWLGVMIQELDQSTREAFGIAEGTRGVLIGDVFDDQPADKAGIKRGDIIVSVNQRAVTEPNQLRNAIANIRPGQEVPVEILRDNKTKTLNVRITERDEQTTRAQRSSSEENEHSSGIEKTLGLSLGNITRDIRRELDLPRNTNGVIVQGVAPNGRAAREGIRENDIIIEVNRNPVQSVDDVEKIANQLQKSDPLLLLIQRDGNTFFRAFRLR, translated from the coding sequence ATGGCCAAAATTCTTCGTAGACCTGTCGTCTCAGTATCGATTCTTTTATCAATTGCTCTGGGTGCATTTTTTCTGCACAACTCATTTCTCTTTGCAGAAAATAACAAACCAGAGCGGGGATCAATCCAATTTGGAGCCCAAAAACAGCCCAATATCGAAACCGCTCCCGCAATGGAGGGTTTTGCTAATGTAGTGGCAGATGTTGCAGAAGAAGTAGTTCCGACTGTTGTTTCAGTTATTCCAACCAAAATTGATACAGTAGTTTTCTCCAATAATCCTTTTTATCAGTTTTTTGGCGACCCCTTCTCTGGAAACCCTTTTGAGGAATTCTTCGGACGTCCCCGCCAAAGACGTTCTCCGCCTCCGGTAGAAAGAAGAGAGCACAGAAGACAAGGGCTTGGCTCCGGTGTTATAGTATCCGATGACGGGTACATTCTCACCAACTTCCATGTAATAGCGGGGGCTGATGAAATTGAAATTAAGACCTCAGACGGCAGAAGTTATGATGCCCAAATAGTTGGTTCCGACTCTTTAACTGATGTTGCAGTTTTAAAAATCGAAGATAGTGTAGAAGGGCTTCCGGTAGCTTATCTTGGAGACTCAGAACAGCTTCGCCCCGGTGATTGGGCTATAGCTATAGGTAATCCGTTTAGCCTAACCTCCTCGGTAACAATGGGTATCGTTTCTGCAACCGGAAGAACAACACCGGGTGGAAGCGGCAACACCTACCAAAACTTTATACAAACTGATGCAGCAATAAATCCAGGTAACTCCGGTGGAGCACTTGTGAATATCAGGGGTGAATTGATAGGTATAAACACTATGATCTACACTCGCTCCGGTGGAAACATGGGTATTGGGTTTGCCATACCAATCAATATGGCACGCAGAGTTATGGAAGATCTGATTTATGAAGGCCGGGTAACCAGAGGCTGGCTTGGTGTAATGATCCAGGAGCTTGATCAGTCCACACGTGAGGCGTTTGGAATAGCAGAAGGTACCAGAGGTGTATTGATTGGTGATGTTTTTGATGATCAGCCAGCCGATAAAGCTGGTATAAAACGAGGTGATATCATTGTAAGTGTAAACCAAAGAGCTGTTACCGAACCTAATCAACTCAGAAATGCTATTGCAAATATCCGCCCCGGCCAGGAAGTCCCAGTTGAGATACTCAGAGATAACAAGACTAAAACTCTGAACGTACGGATTACTGAGCGTGATGAGCAAACCACACGCGCACAAAGAAGCAGCTCAGAAGAGAACGAGCATTCTTCCGGAATTGAAAAGACTCTTGGTTTGAGTCTTGGCAATATCACCAGAGATATCCGCCGGGAACTTGATCTGCCCCGCAACACCAATGGTGTAATCGTGCAGGGTGTAGCTCCAAACGGCAGAGCAGCAAGAGAAGGCATACGTGAAAACGATATAATAATAGAAGTGAATCGAAACCCGGTACAGTCTGTGGATGACGTTGAAAAAATAGCAAACCAGCTGCAAAAAAGTGACCCCTTGTTACTTCTGATCCAGCGGGATGGGAATACATTTTTCAGGGCATTTCGATTACGATAA